Proteins encoded by one window of Melospiza georgiana isolate bMelGeo1 chromosome 18, bMelGeo1.pri, whole genome shotgun sequence:
- the SPECC1L gene encoding cytospin-A has translation MKKASRSVGSVPKVPGVNKTQTSEKAKPENGSSVSAVTKLSKTGTSASLLKTKSNDDLLAGMAGGGGVTMTNGVKAKKNSCVSSTAPSAPGTTMNTLENKPKTIAGTSSTAKRSTSSGNKESSSSRERIRERSRLSQSKKLPLAGQGPGDAGLAKRSRSRANADCDVRMSKSKSDNQISDRAALEAKVNDLLTLAKTKDVEILHLRNELRDMRAQLGLNEDHLEGDEKSEEKEAIVVHQPTDVESTLLQLQEQNTAIREELNQLKNENRMLKDRLNALGFSLEQRLDNSEKLFGYQSLSPEITAGNHSDGGGTLTSSVEGSAPGSMEDLLSQDENTLMDNQHSNSMDNLDSECSEVYQPLTSSDDALDAPSSSESEGVPSIERSRKGSSGNASEVSVACLTERIHQMEENQHSTAEELQATLQELADLQQITQELNSENERLGEEKVILMESLCQQSDKLEHFSRQIEYFRSLLDEHHISYVIDEDMKSGRYMELEQRYMELAENARFEREQLLGVQQHLSNTLKMAEQDNKEAQEMIGALKERNHHMERIIESEQKSKTALASTLEEYKATVASDQIEMNRLKAQLEHEKQRVAELYSIHNSGDKSDIQDLLESVRLDKEKAESLASGLQEELAHTRNDANRLQDAIAKVEDEYRVFQEEAKKQIEDLNVTLEKLRTELDEKETERSDMKETIFELEDEVEQHRAVKLHDNLIISDLENTVKKLQDQKHDMEREIKNLHRRLREESAEWRQFQADLQTAVVIANDIKSEAQEEIGDLKRRLHEAQEKNEKLTKELEEIKSRKQEEERGRVYNYMNAVERDLAALRQGMGLSRRSSTSSEPTPTVKTLIKSFDSASSQVPSPAAATIPRTPLSPSPMKTPPAAAVSPMQRHSISGPISASKPLATLTDKRPSYAEIPVQEHLLRTSSTSRPASLPRVPAMESAKSISVSRRSSEEIKRDISAPDGASPASLMAMGTTSPQLSLSSSPTASVTPTTRSRIREERKDPLSALAREYGGSKRNALLKWCQKKTEGYQNIDITNFSSSWNDGLAFCAVLHTYLPAHIPYQELNSQDKRRNFTLAFQAAESVGIKSTLDINEMVRTERPDWQNVMLYVTAIYKYFET, from the exons ATGAAGAAAGCAAGCAGGAGTGTTGGCTCAGTGCCCAAAGTGCCTGGAGTAAATAAAACTCAAACAAGTGAAAAAGCCAAACCAGAAAACGGCTCCTCAGTGTCTGCAGTAACAAAACTCTCCAAAACTGGGACATCAGCATCTCTTTTGAAG actaagaGTAACGATGACCTCTTAGCAGGGATGGCTGGTGGCGGCGGAGTGACCATGACCAACGGTGTCAAGGCCAAGAAGAACTCTTGTGTATCATCAACAGCACCTTCAGCTCCAGGGACAACCATGAACACTctagaaaacaaacccaaaactaTTGCAG GTACAAGTTCCACAGCTAAACGTAGCACTTCCTCTGGAAACAAAGagtccagctcctccagggagAGGATCCGGGAGCGTTCCCGGCTGAGCCAGAGCAagaagctgcccctggcagggcagggccccgGCGACGCGGGGCTGGCCAAGCGCTCCCGCAGCCGCGCCAACGCCGACTGCGACGTCCGCATGAGCAAGTCCAAGTCAGACAATCAGATCAGCGACAGAGCTGCGCTGGAAGCAAAGGTGAATGATCTCCTGACGTTGGCAAAAACTAAAGATGTGGAGATCTTGCATCTGAGAAATGAATTGAGGGACATGCGTGCTCAGCTGGGACTCAACGAAGATCATCTTGAGGGGGATGAGAAATCTGAAGAGAAAGAAGCCATTGTTGTCCATCAGCCAACTGATGTAGAGTCTACACTGCTCCAGTTACAGGAACAAAACACTGCCATCAGAGAAGAGCTCAACCAGCTGAAGAATGAGAATCGAATGCTAAAAGACAGACTAAATGCTTTGGGCTTTTCTTTGGAACAAAGGCTGGACAACTCTGAAAAGCTCTTTGGCTATCAGTCTTTGAGTCCAGAGATTACAGCTGGCAACCACAGCGATGGTGGGGGCACTCTGACATCTTCAGTGGAAGGGTCTGCTCCTGGATCGATGGAAGACTTGTTAAGTCAGGATGAAAACACTCTCATGGATAACCAACACAGTAATTCCATGGATAATTTAGACAGTGAGTGCAGTGAAGTTTATCAGCCACTGACATCAAGCGATGATGCCTTAGATGCTCCATCATCCTCAGAATCTGAAGGAGTGCCAAGCATAGAAAGGTCTAGGAAGGGAAGCAGTGGCAATGCAAGTGAGGTGTCCGTAGCCTGTCTGACAGAACGGATACATCAGATGGAAGAGAACCAGCACAGTACAGCTGAGGAGCTCCAAGCCACGCTTCAAGAGCTTGCAGATCTGCAACAAATAACACAAGAGCTGAACAGCGAGAATGAAAGACTTGGAGAGGAGAAGGTAATCCTGATGGAGTCCTTGTGCCAGCAGAGTGACAAGCTGGAGCACTTCAGCCGTCAGATCGAGTATTTCCGCTCCCTCCTGGACGAGCACCACATCTCCTACGTGATTGATGAGGACATGAAGAGCGGGCGCTacatggagctggagcagcgctACATGGAGCTGGCGGAGAACGCGCGCTTCGAgcgggagcagctgctgggcgTCCAGCAGCACCTGAGCAACACGCTGAAGATGGCAGAGCAAGACAACAAGGAGGCCCAAGAGATGATAGGGGCGTTAAAAGAGAGGAACCACCACATGGAACGGATCATTGAGtcagagcagaaaagcaaaacGGCTCTGGCATCCACCTTGGAGGAGTACAAAGCCACAGTAGCCAGTGACCAGATTGAGATGAACAGGCTGAAAGCTCAGCTGGAGCACGAAAAGCAGAGAGTGGCCGAGCTGTATTCCATACACAACTCTGGAGATAAATCAGATATACAAGACCTGCTGGAGAGTGTCAGGCTGGATAAGGAGAAAGCAGAGAGCTTGGCCAGTggtctgcaggaggagctggcacaCACCCGCAACGATGCCAATCGACTGCAAGATGCCATTGCTAAG GTTGAAGATGAATACAGAGTGTTCCAAGAAGAAGCCAAGAAGCAAATTGAGGATCTCAACGTGACTCTAGAAAAGCTTCGGACAGAGCTGGATGAAAAGGAGACTGAGAGGAGTGACatgaaagaaaccatctttgAGCTGGAGGATGAAGTGGAGCAGCACCGTGCTGTGAAGCTTCATGACAATCTCATCATATCTGATTTGGAGA ATACAGTTAAAAAACTTCAGGATCAAAAGCATGACATGGAAAGAGAGATCAAGAATCTTCACAGGAGACTCCGG GAGGAGTCGGCAGAATGGCGCCAGTTCCAGGCAGACCTGCAGACTGCAGTGGTCATTGCCAACGACATCAAGTCTGAGGCGCAGGAGGAGATCGGGGACCTGAAGCGCCGATTGCACGAGGCGCAGGAGAAGAACGAGAAACTcaccaaggagctggaggagatcAAGTCTCGCAA gcaggaggaagagCGTGGCCGAGTGTACAATTACATGAACGCTGTAGAGAGAGATCTGGCAGCCCTGAGACAAGGCATGGGCCTGAGCCGCCGGTCCTCCACCTCCTCGGAGCCCACGCCCACTGTGAAAACGCTCATCAAGTCCTTCGACAGTGCCTCCTCCCAAG TtccaagccctgctgctgccacaatTCCTCGCACTCCCCTGAGCCCAAGCCCCATGAAAactcccccagctgctgctgtatCCCCCATGCAG aggcATTCCATAAGTGGGCCAATCTCAGCTTCAAAACCCCTTGCTACACTGACAGACAAAAGACCAAGCTATGCAGAAATTCCTGTTCAAG AGCATTTGCTGAGAACATCCTCCACCAGCCGCCCGGCGTCTCTGCCcagggtccctgccatggaaagTGCCAAATCCATTTCAG TGTCTCGAAGAAGCAGTGAGGAAATCAAGAGGGACATCAGTGCACCTGatggagcatccccagcatcTCTCATGGCAATGGGCACCACCTCCCCACAGCTGTCCCTCTCATCTTCTCCTACAGCATCAGTCACCCCTACAACCAGAAGCAGAATAag ggaagagaggaaagatCCCTTGTCTGCCCTGGCAAGAGAATATGGAGGCTCCAAGAGGAACGCCCTGCTGAAGTGGTgccagaagaaaacagagggctaccag